In Bacteroidales bacterium, the following proteins share a genomic window:
- a CDS encoding cobalamin-dependent protein (Presence of a B(12) (cobalamin)-binding domain implies dependence on cobalamin itself, in one of its several forms, or in some unusual lineages, dependence on a cobalamin-like analog.) — protein sequence MKVLFIRPKPSPDTIGLQHLMIVEPLELEILATLIKGEHEVRIVDMILEERNINYFINDFNPDAICVTGYITHIPVIIQYCIAAKLIKKNIITIVGGVHVEKFPEDINHEAIDYRVVRNATRSFPQLFDFLTGKSHFPPGILKTDELLDEDNLPEYDFYNPVPERTLTEKYRSKYFYVFHNKVALIKASFGCPYHCKFCFCRVITGDKYYARPLNEVMDEISSIREKEIYIVDDDFLISVSRTKELIRLLKERGIKKKYLVYGRADFIAANHELIKEFKEVGLRTVIVGLESFEDIELNDFNKQTNSNTNKLAMAVLNKYKVDCYAAVIISPSWSLSDFRKAGDIMIGLGIKFVNLQPLTPLKGTGLIVNEEDLVINRSDFAKWDLAHVTIRPEQMSLEDFYKNILNLYVRIVLNPKNLISHLKYPLHMQLKMARGMNKVKKQYKIKIMEFMENA from the coding sequence GTGAAAGTATTATTTATCCGGCCGAAACCTTCACCTGACACCATAGGCTTACAGCATCTGATGATTGTTGAACCTTTGGAACTCGAAATATTAGCAACTCTTATCAAAGGGGAGCATGAGGTACGAATTGTTGACATGATACTCGAAGAAAGAAATATAAATTATTTCATTAACGACTTCAACCCTGATGCTATATGTGTTACCGGCTATATCACCCACATTCCGGTTATTATCCAATATTGTATAGCAGCAAAACTGATTAAAAAGAATATCATTACAATTGTGGGTGGTGTGCATGTTGAAAAATTCCCGGAAGATATTAATCATGAAGCTATTGATTATCGAGTGGTTAGAAATGCTACAAGATCATTTCCACAACTTTTTGATTTCCTTACCGGGAAATCGCATTTCCCCCCAGGAATATTGAAAACTGATGAGTTACTAGACGAAGACAACCTTCCTGAATATGATTTTTATAACCCTGTGCCAGAGCGCACCCTCACTGAGAAGTACAGGAGCAAATATTTTTATGTTTTTCATAACAAAGTGGCTTTAATTAAAGCATCGTTTGGCTGCCCCTATCATTGTAAATTTTGCTTCTGTAGGGTAATAACCGGAGATAAATACTATGCACGCCCGCTGAATGAGGTAATGGATGAAATATCCTCCATTAGAGAAAAGGAGATCTATATTGTAGATGATGATTTTCTGATCAGTGTAAGCCGCACTAAAGAATTGATCAGATTATTAAAAGAACGGGGGATTAAAAAAAAATATCTTGTGTATGGAAGAGCTGATTTTATCGCGGCAAATCATGAGCTGATAAAAGAATTTAAAGAGGTTGGCTTAAGAACAGTAATCGTAGGGCTCGAATCGTTTGAAGATATTGAACTAAATGACTTTAACAAACAAACTAACAGCAATACGAACAAGCTGGCTATGGCCGTATTGAATAAATACAAGGTCGATTGTTATGCTGCCGTTATTATTTCACCTTCATGGAGTTTGAGTGATTTCAGAAAAGCAGGTGATATCATGATTGGCCTGGGAATAAAGTTTGTAAACCTTCAACCATTAACTCCTTTAAAGGGCACCGGCTTGATAGTGAATGAAGAAGATCTGGTTATCAATAGAAGCGACTTTGCAAAATGGGACCTCGCCCATGTGACTATTCGTCCTGAACAAATGAGTCTTGAAGATTTCTACAAAAACATCCTTAACCTTTATGTTCGAATTGTACTAAACCCGAAAAACCTTATCAGCCATTTGAAGTATCCGCTTCATATGCAGTTAAAAATGGCAAGAGGAATGAACAAGGTAAAAAAGCAATACAAAATAAAAATTATGGAGTTTATGGAAAATGCCTAA